One Leptotrichia hongkongensis genomic window carries:
- a CDS encoding hemolysin family protein, which produces MSEGSLLLQIVIIIILTGINAFFSSAEMAIVSLNKNKLKILIEDGNKKAILLDNLLQEPSKFLSTIQVGITLAGFFASASAATGLSQYLSSALQPLNIPYSSQISMILITFLLSYVTLVFGELIPKRIALRNSEKIALSSVGVVVFISRLFSPFVKFLTFSTNLVLTVLKMKEDNIEEKVSKEELRSLVEVGKEHGVINEAEQEMIENIIEFDEKIAREIMIPRTKVFLIDKNISIHELFENKEIGKYSRIPVYENEADNIVGVLLTKDLMMEAYKKGFDNIKVADLLQEAYFVPETKNVNELFNEMQLEKKHITILIDEYGGFSGIVTLEDLIEEVMGNIADEFDDEDLSIRQLSRNKYLINGDVSLNDLNDNFHFELESKYYDTLSGILIENLGYIPEDNENIEPITINGVVFKPQRVKNKKIEKVLMTFDKDQQDDEKSKNKSNEDE; this is translated from the coding sequence ATGTCTGAGGGCAGTTTATTATTACAGATTGTAATAATAATAATTTTAACAGGAATTAATGCTTTCTTTTCCAGTGCGGAAATGGCGATTGTTTCGTTAAACAAAAATAAATTAAAAATATTAATTGAAGATGGAAATAAAAAAGCAATTTTACTTGACAATTTACTGCAGGAACCTAGTAAATTCCTGTCTACTATTCAAGTTGGGATTACTTTGGCAGGTTTTTTTGCATCAGCATCGGCAGCGACTGGTTTATCGCAATATTTGTCAAGTGCATTACAACCTTTGAATATCCCATACAGTAGTCAAATTTCAATGATTTTAATAACTTTTCTATTGTCATATGTTACACTTGTTTTTGGTGAACTAATTCCAAAGAGAATTGCACTTAGAAATTCAGAAAAGATTGCTTTATCATCAGTCGGAGTTGTTGTATTTATTTCAAGGTTATTTTCTCCATTTGTAAAATTTTTGACATTTTCTACAAATTTGGTACTTACAGTTTTGAAAATGAAAGAAGACAATATTGAAGAAAAAGTTTCTAAGGAGGAACTGCGTTCGCTTGTAGAAGTCGGTAAGGAACACGGTGTTATTAATGAAGCTGAACAGGAAATGATTGAGAATATTATTGAATTTGATGAAAAAATTGCACGTGAAATAATGATTCCAAGAACAAAAGTATTTTTGATTGATAAAAATATCTCAATTCATGAACTTTTTGAAAATAAGGAAATTGGAAAATATTCACGTATTCCTGTTTATGAAAATGAAGCCGACAATATTGTTGGTGTGCTATTAACCAAGGACTTGATGATGGAAGCCTACAAAAAAGGGTTTGATAACATAAAAGTTGCTGATTTACTGCAAGAAGCGTATTTCGTTCCTGAAACAAAAAATGTAAATGAACTATTTAATGAAATGCAGCTGGAGAAAAAGCATATTACTATACTGATTGATGAATACGGAGGTTTTTCGGGAATTGTTACACTTGAAGACTTGATTGAGGAAGTTATGGGAAATATTGCTGATGAATTTGATGATGAAGACTTGTCAATCCGTCAATTGTCACGAAATAAATACTTAATTAATGGAGATGTTTCCTTAAATGACCTGAATGATAACTTTCACTTTGAACTTGAATCAAAATATTATGACACTTTAAGTGGAATTTTAATCGAAAATTTGGGATATATTCCCGAAGATAATGAAAATATTGAGCCAATCACAATTAATGGTGTTGTATTCAAGCCACAGCGAGTTAAGAATAAAAAAATCGAAAAAGTCCTTATGACTTTTGACAAAGATCAGCAAGATGATGAAAAGTCTAAAAATAAATCTAATGAAGATGAATAA
- a CDS encoding N-6 DNA methylase, with protein sequence MRQLKSNERSEAIELIKESQSLFAKNDFVFKDAGGEQSLGKNGNNDKRANTLFPDVLYYNDVYQNNVALGWELKMPNTDIDDNELFSNAVDKANRLRTNVFVLWNFKQAVIYCRNKENSWKENKKWEKLININTRDDVKKNRKLWKKRLKCVIIHLNKLFIDKVVTDVPVLQSAENISQDIAEIYSYELSDYYYQLGDRKLIANINKWYNKELMEFSANKPNRISDSEKTRAFAKNTLLNWINRITFANLLKNNHNAVNNALKTLLQSEKSFKVVRDNFNNATKISDFFTILNCQDIDICLSETSEMVIRQYNSFLYNKNFENIDQEEFQNTLESIINLSKRELMGLYTTPKKLATLLVNSTIENIHSQILDPCVGSGTIASSALKLLTNGGSITEAHENIWASDKYRLPLQVANISLSSKDSLNLPNQVFQNDLLSLKIGKQIEITNPKNGETIKKSIPEFDYIISNLPFIRNERVKNDTKEESRLKEINNYLHSKNIRKLELKHDWYQFGIIGIERLLKKHGTAAIITSNSWLKTKKKQNYINILFELFEVEKVITSSRGRWFKNAEVVTVILVLKKGVSLIKKNTKFIKINSDLDFLSNEDIKNISDSLLIDDIDEDKHLEYVEYTKDEIQTFIKNGLSLNILFQNIKWFNNIIDVTISMDTIFEGNRGTKSTNDKFFYDISDSEGIEKEYLLPILKSPANVQGFFAAADSNAFVVTEKRSNLKPGAQAYISKFDNNPKNESQRKLNEWYQFPTRIVGDFVTSINPEERLFWSSVSPDLLINQRLTVFKLKNKEIDRTIVHALLNTYFGQFMIEATGFGRGLGVLDTTKDGVLDSIMLDPKRLSIEAKSQIIDAWKNLSKKEVPKILDQLHNQEWIDFNKLVLEKYGKSELLNDIISALEKAVQMRLSVKK encoded by the coding sequence ATGAGACAACTAAAATCAAATGAACGAAGTGAAGCTATTGAATTAATTAAAGAATCACAATCCTTATTTGCGAAGAACGATTTTGTTTTCAAAGATGCAGGTGGTGAACAGTCATTAGGAAAAAATGGTAATAATGACAAAAGAGCAAACACTCTATTTCCAGACGTCTTATACTATAACGATGTATATCAAAATAATGTAGCTTTAGGTTGGGAATTAAAAATGCCAAATACTGATATTGATGATAATGAATTATTTAGTAATGCAGTAGATAAAGCGAACCGATTAAGAACAAATGTATTTGTACTTTGGAATTTTAAACAAGCTGTTATTTATTGTAGAAATAAAGAAAATTCTTGGAAAGAAAATAAGAAATGGGAAAAATTAATTAATATTAATACAAGAGATGATGTAAAAAAAAATCGAAAACTATGGAAAAAAAGGCTGAAATGCGTCATTATTCATCTGAATAAATTATTTATAGATAAAGTCGTTACTGATGTACCAGTATTACAATCAGCAGAAAATATTTCACAAGATATAGCTGAAATATACTCATATGAGTTATCAGACTACTATTATCAATTAGGTGATAGAAAATTAATTGCTAACATAAACAAATGGTATAATAAAGAATTAATGGAATTCAGTGCGAATAAACCCAATCGGATATCAGACTCTGAAAAAACAAGAGCTTTTGCAAAAAATACTCTACTAAATTGGATTAATAGAATTACTTTTGCAAATTTGTTGAAAAATAACCACAATGCAGTTAATAATGCATTAAAAACATTGCTTCAAAGCGAAAAATCATTTAAAGTTGTTCGAGATAACTTTAATAATGCAACTAAGATTTCTGATTTTTTTACAATTTTAAATTGTCAAGATATAGATATATGCTTGTCAGAAACTTCTGAAATGGTTATCAGACAATACAATTCATTTTTGTATAATAAAAATTTTGAAAATATAGATCAAGAAGAGTTCCAAAATACACTAGAGTCTATTATTAATCTTTCTAAAAGAGAATTAATGGGCTTGTATACAACTCCAAAAAAATTAGCGACATTATTAGTCAATTCAACTATAGAGAACATTCATTCACAAATTCTCGATCCTTGTGTTGGATCAGGAACTATTGCAAGTTCAGCACTTAAATTATTAACTAATGGGGGAAGTATTACAGAAGCTCATGAAAATATTTGGGCATCAGATAAATATCGTCTACCGTTGCAAGTGGCAAATATATCATTATCTTCAAAGGATAGTTTGAATTTACCGAATCAAGTCTTCCAAAATGATTTACTAAGTTTAAAAATTGGGAAACAAATTGAAATAACTAATCCAAAAAATGGTGAAACTATCAAAAAAAGTATTCCAGAGTTTGATTATATAATTTCAAATCTGCCTTTTATTAGAAACGAGAGAGTGAAAAATGATACCAAAGAGGAATCTCGTTTGAAAGAAATTAATAACTATTTACACTCTAAAAATATAAGAAAATTAGAATTGAAACACGATTGGTATCAGTTTGGCATAATAGGTATCGAACGTTTATTAAAGAAGCATGGAACTGCAGCAATTATAACTTCAAATTCTTGGCTAAAAACTAAAAAAAAGCAAAATTATATAAATATTCTTTTTGAGCTATTTGAAGTTGAAAAAGTAATTACTTCTTCAAGAGGACGCTGGTTTAAAAATGCTGAAGTGGTAACAGTTATACTTGTTTTAAAAAAAGGAGTTTCTTTAATTAAAAAAAATACAAAATTTATAAAAATAAATTCAGACTTAGATTTTCTAAGTAATGAAGACATTAAAAATATCTCAGATTCGTTACTAATTGATGATATTGATGAAGATAAACATCTTGAATATGTTGAATATACAAAAGATGAAATTCAGACTTTCATAAAAAATGGTTTATCCTTAAATATATTATTTCAAAATATAAAATGGTTTAATAATATTATAGATGTAACAATTTCAATGGATACCATTTTTGAAGGTAATAGAGGGACAAAATCAACTAATGATAAGTTCTTCTATGATATTTCAGATTCTGAAGGAATAGAAAAAGAATATTTATTACCCATACTAAAATCTCCTGCAAATGTACAGGGATTTTTTGCCGCTGCAGATTCAAATGCTTTTGTTGTAACAGAAAAAAGGTCAAATCTAAAACCAGGAGCTCAAGCTTATATATCAAAATTTGATAATAATCCTAAAAATGAATCACAAAGAAAATTAAATGAATGGTATCAATTTCCTACAAGAATTGTTGGAGATTTCGTAACATCAATTAATCCTGAAGAAAGGCTATTTTGGTCAAGTGTATCGCCAGATTTATTAATCAATCAGAGATTAACTGTATTTAAATTGAAAAATAAGGAAATAGATAGAACAATAGTTCATGCTTTATTAAATACATATTTTGGTCAGTTTATGATTGAAGCAACAGGATTTGGTAGAGGCTTAGGTGTTCTTGATACAACAAAAGATGGAGTACTAGATAGTATAATGTTAGACCCTAAACGACTATCAATTGAAGCAAAAAGTCAGATAATTGATGCTTGGAAAAATTTATCAAAGAAAGAAGTCCCTAAAATTTTGGATCAACTTCATAATCAAGAATGGATAGATTTTAATAAATTGGTTCTTGAAAAATATGGAAAAAGTGAGTTGTTAAATGATATTATTTCTGCACTTGAAAAAGCTGTACAAATGAGATTAAGTGTCAAAAAATAA
- a CDS encoding type II toxin-antitoxin system YafQ family toxin, producing MYKIKFTGQFKKELKLAKKQGKDINKLFKIVDILAEKKVLDIKYKDHALISNYKGFRECHIEPDWLLIYKYYDDILVLSLSRLGSHSELF from the coding sequence GTGTATAAAATTAAATTTACAGGACAATTCAAGAAAGAATTGAAATTAGCCAAAAAGCAAGGAAAAGATATTAATAAATTATTTAAAATCGTTGATATTTTAGCTGAAAAGAAAGTATTAGACATTAAATATAAAGATCATGCATTAATCAGTAATTACAAAGGATTCAGAGAATGCCATATAGAACCTGATTGGCTATTAATATATAAATATTATGATGACATTTTAGTATTATCCTTATCTCGTTTAGGTTCACACTCAGAACTGTTTTAG
- the pepF gene encoding oligoendopeptidase F: MERSEIKQEYKWNLSDIYENYSAWEKDFEKVSELKKKLAGFKGKFGNEGKLLEFFQKQEEMDKISYKLYRYPQLARDLNSSDKEAVEHLQKVQFLFAEISTELSWVNSELVDNRENIEKWIEKKEFDDYRFGLKNLFRLQKHILEEKESKLLSYYSSFFSAPRSIYSEVTVTDVEWPQVTLSSGEKVDVTPANYSKILSTNRNQEDRKLMFQTFYTIYEKKKNTIAAIYNSILQKGIASKKAYNYDSFLLSHLESDNIPEEIYLNLVNTAKNNTKPLQRYLKLRKKILELEKYYNFDGSINLIEFDKEYEYDDAKEIVLNSVAPLGKDYVEKMKKAISEGWLDVFEAKGKRTGAYSAGVYGVHPYMLLNYNKTLDSVFTLAHELGHTLHTLYSDENQPFSMADYTIFVAEVASTFNERLLLDYMLENTNDPKERIALLEQEIGNIVGTFYFQALLADYEYQAHKLAEAGEPITAEVLSKIMEDLFDKYYGDIIEKDDLIYIFWARVPHFFNSPFYVYQYATCFASSAILYEKMINSNDESEKKQTLDKYIQLLSSGGNDFPMEQLKKAGVDLSKIETIEAVAKQFDLLLDKLEVEIGKL, translated from the coding sequence ATGGAAAGAAGTGAAATAAAACAGGAATATAAATGGAATTTATCGGATATTTATGAAAATTATTCAGCTTGGGAGAAGGATTTTGAGAAAGTTAGTGAGCTGAAAAAAAAATTGGCTGGATTTAAAGGGAAATTTGGGAATGAAGGAAAGTTATTGGAGTTTTTTCAAAAGCAGGAGGAGATGGATAAGATTTCTTATAAATTGTATCGGTATCCTCAGCTTGCGAGAGATTTGAACTCATCGGATAAGGAGGCTGTGGAGCATTTGCAGAAGGTGCAGTTTTTGTTTGCAGAGATTTCTACTGAATTGTCCTGGGTAAATTCAGAACTGGTTGATAATCGTGAGAATATTGAAAAATGGATTGAAAAAAAAGAATTTGATGATTATAGATTTGGACTGAAAAATTTATTTAGGTTGCAAAAGCATATTCTGGAAGAAAAGGAAAGCAAATTGCTGTCGTACTACAGTTCATTCTTTTCAGCACCGAGAAGCATTTATTCGGAAGTTACGGTTACGGATGTGGAATGGCCTCAAGTTACGCTTAGTTCTGGAGAAAAAGTGGATGTAACGCCTGCTAATTATTCTAAAATTTTGTCTACAAATAGAAATCAGGAAGACAGAAAACTGATGTTTCAGACGTTTTATACAATTTATGAAAAGAAAAAAAATACGATTGCTGCAATTTATAACTCAATTTTGCAAAAGGGAATTGCTTCAAAGAAAGCCTACAATTACGATTCATTTTTGTTAAGCCATCTGGAAAGTGACAATATTCCAGAAGAAATTTACTTAAATCTTGTTAATACGGCGAAAAATAATACAAAACCATTGCAAAGATATTTAAAATTGAGAAAGAAAATTTTAGAACTTGAAAAATATTATAATTTTGACGGCTCAATTAACCTAATAGAATTTGACAAGGAATATGAGTATGATGATGCGAAGGAAATAGTGTTAAATTCAGTTGCTCCACTTGGAAAAGATTATGTAGAAAAAATGAAAAAAGCGATTTCAGAAGGCTGGCTGGATGTATTTGAGGCAAAAGGGAAAAGAACGGGAGCGTATTCTGCTGGAGTTTACGGAGTTCATCCATATATGCTTCTAAATTACAACAAGACTTTAGACAGCGTATTTACATTGGCACACGAACTGGGACATACTTTGCACACTCTTTATTCAGACGAAAATCAGCCTTTCTCGATGGCAGACTACACAATTTTCGTAGCGGAAGTGGCTTCCACATTTAACGAAAGATTACTGCTCGACTATATGCTGGAAAATACCAATGATCCAAAAGAAAGAATCGCACTACTGGAGCAGGAAATTGGAAATATTGTTGGAACTTTTTATTTTCAGGCATTGCTAGCAGATTATGAATATCAGGCACACAAGCTGGCAGAAGCTGGAGAGCCGATTACAGCGGAAGTTTTGAGCAAAATTATGGAAGACTTATTTGACAAATATTACGGCGACATAATCGAAAAAGATGATTTAATCTATATTTTCTGGGCAAGAGTTCCACACTTTTTCAACTCACCATTTTACGTATATCAATACGCCACTTGCTTTGCCTCATCAGCAATTTTATATGAAAAAATGATAAATTCAAACGATGAAAGCGAGAAAAAACAAACATTAGACAAATACATTCAATTATTAAGCTCAGGAGGAAATGACTTCCCAATGGAACAGCTTAAAAAGGCAGGAGTTGATTTGTCAAAAATTGAAACAATCGAGGCTGTGGCAAAACAGTTTGATTTGCTATTAGATAAATTGGAAGTGGAGATTGGGAAGTTGTAG
- a CDS encoding NCS2 family permease — translation MGITNVQQTSGLKQLFPLLANENVNMKKEIMAGITTFLTMAYIIAVNPNILSKTGMDAGALVTATCFSAAIGCFLMGLIANLPFALASGMGLNAFFAFTVVLKGGISWQTALTAVFCEGIIFIFLTLFKVREAVVNSIPENMKHAVTGGIGVFIAFVGFSGSGLVVLNESTKVSMGHFSPAVIISFIGLFLIAILDKKNVRGSILYGIVLSSLLAWGYALINPSHAKELGIYLPSGIFKYESMMPVMGKLDFRLFTDFKMFGNLFVIVCTFLFVDFFDTVGTLVGVCSKADMLDENGNVPNVGRALMADAIATTAGATLGVSTVTTYVESSTGVIAGGRTGWTAITTGFLFLISMFFSPIFISIPGCATAPALIYVGYLMLSSVKNIDLHDILEGVPSFITITTMALTYSIGDGLTLGILSYVLINLFYNLFSKKEDRRHVSWVMVILGALFIVKLLFMS, via the coding sequence ATGGGCATCACTAATGTTCAACAAACAAGCGGACTTAAACAACTTTTCCCGCTTCTAGCAAATGAAAATGTCAATATGAAAAAGGAAATTATGGCAGGAATTACAACATTTCTTACAATGGCGTACATAATTGCTGTAAATCCAAATATTTTGTCAAAAACTGGTATGGATGCAGGAGCATTAGTTACAGCAACTTGTTTTTCAGCCGCAATTGGCTGTTTTCTTATGGGCCTTATTGCAAATCTGCCTTTTGCCCTTGCCTCAGGTATGGGATTAAACGCATTTTTTGCATTTACAGTTGTACTAAAAGGTGGTATCAGCTGGCAAACTGCTTTGACTGCTGTCTTCTGTGAAGGAATTATATTTATCTTTTTAACACTTTTTAAAGTACGTGAAGCTGTAGTAAATTCCATTCCAGAAAATATGAAACACGCTGTTACTGGTGGAATTGGAGTATTTATCGCATTTGTCGGCTTTTCAGGAAGTGGACTGGTTGTTTTAAATGAATCTACCAAAGTTAGTATGGGACATTTTTCTCCAGCAGTTATTATTTCATTTATCGGATTATTCTTAATAGCTATTTTAGATAAAAAAAATGTACGTGGTTCAATTCTTTATGGAATAGTATTGAGTTCTCTTCTGGCCTGGGGATATGCTCTTATAAACCCTTCACATGCAAAAGAATTAGGAATTTATTTACCATCTGGTATCTTTAAATACGAGTCAATGATGCCTGTTATGGGAAAATTAGACTTTAGACTATTTACTGATTTTAAAATGTTTGGAAATTTATTTGTCATAGTTTGCACATTTCTGTTTGTAGACTTTTTTGATACTGTCGGAACATTAGTAGGAGTATGTTCAAAAGCTGATATGCTAGATGAAAATGGAAATGTACCAAATGTAGGACGAGCTTTAATGGCAGACGCAATCGCAACTACAGCTGGCGCCACACTTGGAGTTTCTACAGTTACAACTTATGTAGAAAGCTCAACAGGAGTTATCGCAGGAGGAAGAACGGGATGGACTGCTATCACAACAGGATTCCTATTCCTAATATCAATGTTTTTCTCGCCAATATTCATCTCAATACCAGGATGTGCCACAGCTCCAGCCCTAATTTACGTTGGTTACCTAATGCTAAGTTCAGTTAAAAACATAGATTTGCACGATATTCTAGAAGGAGTTCCATCTTTCATAACAATTACAACAATGGCTCTAACTTACAGTATTGGTGATGGTTTAACATTAGGAATTTTATCTTATGTTTTAATAAATCTGTTTTACAATTTATTCTCGAAAAAAGAAGACAGAAGACACGTTTCATGGGTAATGGTTATTTTAGGAGCGTTATTCATAGTTAAATTATTATTTATGTCATAA
- a CDS encoding DNA-methyltransferase — MIKIDKFLNNIIEGDTLEVMSKLPDNSVDMLLVDLPYGTTQNKWDCIIPLDRLWNEYRRIVKENGAMIFTASGLFSAELMLSNPNEYKYKIIWEKSKATNFLNVKKQPLRKFEEILVFYRKQPTYNPQMRLGDSYDKGIRKKQLTGSYGDFEPIHVKSNGYRYPIDVVYFKTAESEGTVIHPTQKPVELGRYLIRTYSNPGDIILDNTSGSGSFLVSAVLEGRNFIGIEKNEHSKLFKSKDIDYIKESIKRIQNAYINLTENQKKTILCKNILERSKI; from the coding sequence ATGATTAAAATAGATAAATTTTTAAATAATATTATTGAAGGAGATACGCTAGAAGTGATGTCTAAATTACCAGATAATTCAGTAGATATGTTATTGGTTGATTTACCCTATGGAACAACACAAAATAAATGGGATTGTATCATTCCATTAGACCGATTATGGAATGAATATAGAAGAATAGTGAAAGAAAATGGAGCTATGATTTTTACGGCTTCAGGACTTTTTTCTGCTGAATTAATGCTTTCAAATCCCAATGAATATAAATATAAAATAATTTGGGAAAAATCTAAAGCAACAAATTTTCTAAATGTAAAAAAGCAACCACTTAGAAAATTTGAAGAAATACTTGTCTTTTACAGAAAACAACCAACTTATAATCCACAAATGCGATTAGGTGATTCATATGATAAGGGAATTAGGAAGAAGCAGTTAACTGGTTCATATGGAGATTTTGAGCCTATCCATGTAAAAAGCAATGGCTATAGGTATCCTATAGATGTAGTATATTTTAAAACTGCAGAATCAGAAGGAACTGTAATACATCCGACACAAAAACCAGTTGAATTAGGTCGATATCTCATTAGAACATATTCCAATCCGGGCGATATTATTTTAGATAATACTTCAGGTAGTGGATCATTTTTAGTTTCAGCGGTGTTGGAAGGAAGAAATTTTATTGGAATTGAGAAAAATGAGCATTCAAAGTTATTTAAAAGCAAAGATATAGATTATATTAAAGAGTCAATTAAAAGAATTCAAAATGCTTATATCAATTTAACTGAAAATCAAAAGAAAACTATTCTGTGTAAAAATATACTTGAGAGGAGTAAAATATGA
- a CDS encoding GNAT family N-acetyltransferase, translating to MKEIRLAQEKDIPKIENLLEQILLVHHKGRLDIFKANGKKYTAKELTEMLNDSNKPIFVATDENDNVIGYIFCIFEQQTNHNVLTDIKTLFIDDLCVDESIRGQNIGKKLYDFALDFAKKEGCYNLTLDA from the coding sequence ATGAAAGAGATTAGACTAGCACAAGAAAAAGATATTCCAAAAATAGAAAATTTACTGGAACAGATTTTATTAGTTCATCACAAAGGGCGTCTAGACATTTTCAAGGCAAATGGGAAAAAATACACAGCAAAAGAATTAACAGAAATGTTAAATGATTCAAATAAGCCAATATTCGTAGCAACAGATGAAAATGATAACGTAATTGGCTATATTTTCTGCATTTTTGAACAACAAACAAATCACAACGTCCTAACTGATATAAAAACGTTATTTATTGATGATCTTTGTGTTGATGAAAGTATTCGTGGGCAGAACATTGGAAAAAAATTGTATGATTTTGCTTTGGATTTTGCAAAAAAGGAAGGCTGTTACAATTTAACATTGGATGCTTAG
- a CDS encoding type II toxin-antitoxin system RelB/DinJ family antitoxin → MANANLSIRVDKETKEKANELFNKFGLTMTTAVNMFLKTAIRENRIPFELKLEEEPNEVTLEAMREADRIARDDSVKGYDSIEELREALGV, encoded by the coding sequence ATGGCAAATGCAAATTTAAGTATTAGAGTTGATAAAGAAACAAAAGAAAAAGCGAACGAGTTGTTTAACAAATTTGGCTTGACAATGACAACAGCAGTAAATATGTTCTTAAAAACTGCAATTAGGGAAAATAGAATTCCTTTTGAATTGAAATTGGAAGAAGAGCCAAACGAAGTGACTTTAGAAGCAATGAGAGAAGCTGATAGAATTGCAAGAGATGATAGTGTAAAGGGATATGACAGCATAGAGGAGTTGAGAGAGGCACTTGGTGTATAA
- the argH gene encoding argininosuccinate lyase: MKKMWEGRFHKETNKLLEKFNASITFDKRMYEEDIAGSIAHSRMLAKQGIIAKNEQKDIENGLLQIKDEIEKGEFEFRIEDEDIHMSIEKRLTQIIGPVAGKLHTARSRNDQVALDVRMYVRKEAREISNLLVKIENVLLGLAEKYKNVIIPGYTHLQRAQPILFSHHLMAYFQMFKRDISRIEDFLKRSDEMPLGAGALAGTTFNLDRHFVAEELGFSKPTENSLDSVSDRDFIIELAMIISVISMHLSRFSEEIIIWCTSEFSFINLDDAFATGSSIMPQKKNPDIAELVRGKTGRIYGNLMGILTTMKALPLAYNKDMQEDKEGIFDSIDNIKLSIEIFYLMLDTITVNNEKIYASMRAGFLNATDVADYLAKHNVPFRQAHKIVGEIVSYCEDKKIAIDDMKLEEFHKFSDVFKDDILSEITIENCVNKRNSFGGTSIKNVEMQIENGRKFLETL; this comes from the coding sequence ATGAAAAAAATGTGGGAAGGTCGATTCCATAAGGAAACTAATAAATTGTTAGAAAAATTTAATGCGTCAATTACATTTGATAAAAGAATGTATGAGGAAGATATTGCTGGAAGTATTGCACATAGCAGAATGCTTGCTAAGCAAGGGATTATTGCGAAAAATGAACAAAAAGATATTGAAAATGGGTTGCTTCAGATAAAGGATGAAATTGAAAAGGGAGAATTTGAGTTTAGAATTGAAGATGAAGATATTCATATGTCGATTGAGAAAAGGCTGACACAGATTATTGGGCCTGTGGCTGGAAAACTGCATACTGCTAGAAGCCGAAACGATCAGGTGGCTCTTGATGTGCGAATGTATGTACGAAAAGAAGCTCGTGAAATCTCAAATTTACTTGTAAAAATAGAAAATGTACTGCTAGGGCTTGCTGAAAAATATAAAAATGTTATTATTCCTGGATATACTCATTTACAAAGGGCTCAACCAATTTTATTCTCTCATCACTTGATGGCTTACTTTCAAATGTTTAAAAGGGATATTTCGAGAATTGAGGACTTTCTCAAAAGAAGTGATGAAATGCCACTTGGAGCAGGGGCATTGGCTGGAACTACATTTAATCTTGATAGACATTTTGTGGCAGAAGAGCTTGGATTTTCAAAGCCTACTGAAAATAGCCTTGATTCTGTAAGCGATAGAGATTTTATAATTGAGCTTGCAATGATTATTTCAGTAATTTCAATGCACTTGTCAAGATTTTCAGAAGAAATTATTATTTGGTGCACATCCGAATTTTCATTTATAAATCTAGATGATGCCTTTGCAACTGGCTCTTCAATTATGCCACAGAAAAAAAATCCCGACATTGCCGAACTTGTAAGAGGAAAAACAGGCAGAATTTACGGAAATCTTATGGGAATTTTAACAACAATGAAGGCACTTCCGCTAGCTTATAATAAGGATATGCAGGAGGATAAGGAAGGAATTTTTGACTCTATTGACAACATCAAATTATCCATCGAAATTTTCTACCTAATGCTTGACACAATAACAGTAAATAATGAAAAAATCTATGCTTCAATGCGAGCAGGATTCCTAAACGCAACAGATGTAGCCGATTACCTTGCAAAACACAACGTTCCATTCAGACAGGCACATAAAATCGTTGGAGAAATCGTATCCTACTGCGAAGATAAGAAAATCGCAATTGACGACATGAAACTCGAAGAATTTCATAAATTTTCTGATGTTTTCAAAGATGACATTCTTTCAGAAATCACAATCGAAAACTGCGTAAACAAGCGAAATTCATTTGGTGGAACTTCCATAAAAAATGTTGAAATGCAAATTGAAAATGGAAGGAAATTTTTAGAAACTTTATAA